One part of the Microbulbifer sp. THAF38 genome encodes these proteins:
- a CDS encoding superoxide dismutase produces MAFELPELPYAMNALAPHISEETLEYHYGKHHKTYVDKLNGLLEGTADADKSLEEVIKSSSGGVFNNAAQVWNHTFYWNCLSPNGGGEATGAIAEAITAAFGSFDKFKEEFTTSAVNNFGSGWTWLVKKADGSVAIVNTSNAATPLTEEGVTPLMTCDVWEHAYYIDYRNLRPKYMEAFWALVNWEFVNQNFA; encoded by the coding sequence ATGGCTTTCGAATTGCCCGAACTCCCCTACGCGATGAATGCCCTGGCCCCCCATATCTCTGAAGAGACTCTGGAGTACCATTACGGTAAACACCACAAGACCTACGTTGACAAGCTGAACGGCCTGCTGGAAGGCACTGCGGACGCCGACAAATCCCTGGAAGAAGTGATCAAATCCTCCTCCGGTGGCGTATTCAACAATGCCGCCCAGGTATGGAACCACACCTTCTACTGGAACTGCCTGAGCCCCAACGGCGGTGGCGAAGCTACCGGTGCTATCGCAGAGGCTATCACTGCGGCATTCGGCAGCTTTGACAAGTTCAAAGAAGAGTTCACCACCAGCGCGGTAAACAATTTCGGCTCTGGCTGGACCTGGCTGGTGAAAAAAGCCGATGGCTCAGTAGCGATCGTAAACACCTCCAATGCGGCGACTCCGCTGACCGAAGAAGGCGTTACCCCGCTGATGACCTGTGACGTATGGGAACACGCTTACTACATCGATTACCGCAACCTGCGTCCTAAGTATATGGAAGCTTTCTGGGCGCTGGTGAA
- a CDS encoding fumarate hydratase, with product MTTIRQDDLIDSVADALQFISYYHPQDFIQALNKAYEKEVNPAAKDAMAQILINSRMCAEGHRPICQDTGIVTVKLKVGMNVRWEADMSVTDMVNEGVRRAYQNASNVLRASILADPDGARKNTGDNTPAVIHYEIVPGDTVEVYVAAKGGGSEAKTKFAMLNPSDSVVDWVLKMVPQMGAGWCPPGMLGIGIGGTAEKAMLLAKESLLDPIDIQELQERSASNRAEELRLELYDSVNKLGIGAQGLGGLTTVLDVKVKDYPTHAANKAVAIIPNCAATRHTHFTLDGSGPAQQTPPKLEDWPEITREAGSNTRRVNLDTVTAEDVRSWQPGETLLLNGKMLTGRDAAHKKMVDILAKGEKLPVDLTGRFIYYVGPVDPVRDEVVGPAGPTTATRMDKFTRTMLEETGLLGMIGKAERGPMAIEAIRDNKAVYLMAVGGAAYLVAQAIKASKVIAFPELGMEAIYEFDVEDMPVTVAVDSEGESVHTTGPLIWKAKIEEGVV from the coding sequence ATGACCACTATCCGCCAGGATGATCTGATCGACAGCGTTGCTGACGCGCTGCAATTTATCTCTTACTACCACCCACAGGACTTTATTCAGGCCCTGAACAAGGCTTATGAGAAAGAGGTCAACCCGGCGGCCAAGGACGCCATGGCCCAGATCCTGATCAATTCACGTATGTGTGCCGAGGGCCATCGCCCCATCTGTCAGGATACCGGCATTGTCACCGTGAAGCTGAAAGTGGGCATGAATGTCCGCTGGGAAGCGGACATGAGCGTTACCGACATGGTGAATGAAGGTGTGCGCCGTGCCTACCAAAATGCCAGCAATGTGCTGCGCGCTTCTATTCTTGCCGATCCGGATGGTGCCCGTAAGAACACCGGTGATAACACCCCGGCAGTGATTCACTATGAAATTGTTCCCGGTGATACGGTGGAAGTTTATGTAGCAGCCAAAGGTGGTGGCAGTGAAGCCAAAACCAAGTTTGCCATGCTCAACCCTTCCGACTCCGTAGTGGATTGGGTTCTGAAGATGGTGCCGCAGATGGGCGCCGGCTGGTGCCCGCCGGGCATGTTGGGTATAGGCATCGGCGGTACCGCCGAGAAAGCCATGTTGTTGGCCAAGGAATCCCTGCTCGATCCTATCGATATCCAGGAACTGCAGGAGCGCAGTGCCTCCAACCGCGCAGAAGAGTTGCGCTTGGAGCTATACGATTCCGTCAACAAGTTGGGCATCGGTGCCCAGGGCCTCGGCGGCTTGACCACAGTGCTAGACGTCAAAGTGAAGGATTATCCCACTCATGCCGCTAATAAGGCCGTGGCGATTATCCCTAACTGTGCCGCCACCCGTCACACCCACTTTACCCTGGATGGCAGCGGCCCAGCACAGCAGACTCCACCAAAGCTGGAAGATTGGCCGGAAATCACCCGCGAAGCCGGCAGTAACACCCGCCGTGTGAACCTGGATACCGTGACTGCTGAAGACGTGCGCAGCTGGCAGCCCGGCGAGACTCTGCTGCTCAATGGCAAAATGCTTACCGGCCGTGATGCCGCGCACAAAAAGATGGTGGATATCCTCGCCAAGGGTGAGAAGCTGCCGGTCGACCTCACTGGCCGCTTTATCTACTACGTGGGCCCGGTAGATCCGGTGCGCGACGAAGTGGTTGGCCCGGCTGGCCCTACCACCGCCACCCGCATGGATAAATTCACCCGCACTATGCTCGAGGAGACCGGCCTGCTTGGCATGATCGGAAAAGCTGAGCGCGGTCCTATGGCGATTGAAGCGATCCGCGATAATAAGGCGGTTTACCTCATGGCAGTAGGGGGCGCAGCCTACTTGGTCGCCCAGGCGATCAAGGCTTCCAAGGTCATCGCATTCCCGGAACTGGGTATGGAAGCTATCTACGAATTCGACGTAGAAGATATGCCCGTAACGGTTGCAGTGGATAGTGAAGGTGAGTCTGTACACACGACTGGGCCGCTGATCTGGAAAGCCAAGATTGAAGAAGGTGTGGTTTAA
- a CDS encoding DUF885 domain-containing protein — protein sequence MKILFTMLTLMSFTLVCACGPQSTDRERIVPPQTETMNEMRAETELAFQQLSQQFINGLWKLFPSWAVREGYYEAAIHIQVPDKTYRAYLLDFAQTYERKFAALDSSLLSINSLTDMALIKNFLQRLQWEYTSFKSYQWDPSIYNVSHPFSLILNTQYAPLKNRLRAFNTRMRLVPDYYEAAKQAIRRPAAPQLALAIQQNTGALEVFGDKVEKLVKDSQMFDDEKEVFRLRLQASREAINDYINFLKDLQTRLGKSSGFRDFRIGEKLYEEKFRFDIQIDASASALYLRALEEKNQIHNKMAELAGKLWPKHFPDIVAPTDPMEKIRKLIDKLSLNHASKDTFKDVIEKQIPQLANFVTQHNLLYLDKEKPLIVRTTPPYLRGFAVASINAPGPYDKNANTYYNVLPIEEYSDEQANSLLREYNHYTLQILNIHEAIPGHYTQLVYANQSPSIIKTILGNSAMIEGWAVYAERMMLDAGYGDFSPELWLMYYKWILRVITNTILDYGVQVKGMTETEAMNLMIGGAFQQQAEAEGKWRRATLSQVQLTSYFAGFTDILALRKEVKKRLGDKFDLKEFHESFLSFGNAPVPIIRELMLAKIEEKGEL from the coding sequence ATGAAAATCCTATTTACGATGTTGACTTTAATGTCATTCACTCTTGTTTGTGCCTGCGGCCCCCAGAGTACAGACAGAGAGCGCATAGTCCCCCCACAAACTGAAACCATGAATGAAATGCGCGCCGAGACGGAACTGGCTTTTCAGCAACTGAGCCAACAGTTCATCAATGGCCTATGGAAACTCTTTCCTTCCTGGGCAGTTCGGGAGGGTTATTATGAAGCCGCCATCCATATACAAGTGCCCGATAAAACCTATCGCGCCTACCTACTGGATTTTGCGCAAACTTATGAGCGTAAATTTGCCGCCCTGGATAGTAGCTTACTCAGCATCAATTCCCTCACGGATATGGCGCTCATTAAAAACTTCTTGCAACGCCTGCAGTGGGAATACACTTCTTTTAAATCCTATCAGTGGGACCCTTCTATTTATAACGTATCCCATCCCTTTTCTCTGATCCTTAATACTCAATATGCGCCACTAAAAAATCGACTACGCGCTTTCAACACCCGTATGCGCCTAGTACCCGATTACTATGAGGCCGCCAAACAGGCAATACGCAGGCCCGCCGCGCCACAATTAGCGCTAGCCATTCAGCAAAATACCGGGGCCCTGGAGGTTTTCGGGGACAAGGTTGAGAAGCTGGTGAAAGACAGTCAAATGTTTGATGATGAAAAAGAAGTATTCAGATTACGCCTGCAAGCCTCCCGCGAAGCGATAAATGACTACATCAACTTTCTAAAAGACTTACAAACCAGGCTGGGGAAATCTTCTGGATTTCGCGATTTCCGTATTGGGGAAAAGCTTTACGAGGAAAAATTCCGTTTTGACATTCAGATTGATGCCAGTGCCAGTGCGTTGTATCTGCGCGCCCTGGAAGAAAAAAACCAGATTCACAATAAAATGGCAGAACTCGCTGGGAAGCTTTGGCCTAAGCATTTTCCCGATATCGTGGCACCTACCGACCCGATGGAAAAAATCCGCAAACTAATCGATAAACTCTCACTTAACCATGCCAGCAAAGACACCTTCAAAGATGTGATAGAAAAGCAGATACCACAACTGGCAAACTTCGTTACGCAACACAATCTGCTCTATCTGGACAAAGAGAAGCCACTAATAGTACGCACTACCCCGCCCTACCTACGCGGTTTTGCCGTTGCATCCATAAATGCGCCCGGCCCCTACGATAAAAATGCAAACACCTATTACAATGTATTACCCATTGAGGAATACAGCGATGAGCAGGCGAATAGCCTGCTGCGGGAATATAACCATTACACATTGCAAATACTGAATATCCACGAAGCCATCCCCGGCCACTACACACAATTGGTCTACGCCAACCAGTCCCCCAGCATTATTAAAACCATCCTCGGTAACAGTGCCATGATTGAGGGCTGGGCTGTCTATGCCGAGCGCATGATGCTGGATGCCGGATATGGTGATTTCTCGCCTGAACTTTGGCTGATGTACTACAAGTGGATTTTACGAGTGATCACCAACACCATTTTGGATTACGGTGTACAGGTTAAGGGGATGACGGAAACTGAGGCAATGAATTTAATGATTGGTGGGGCTTTCCAACAACAGGCGGAAGCCGAGGGAAAGTGGCGCAGAGCCACCCTCAGCCAGGTACAACTCACCAGCTATTTTGCTGGTTTTACCGATATCCTCGCCCTGCGCAAGGAGGTAAAAAAAAGGCTCGGGGATAAATTTGACTTAAAAGAATTCCACGAGAGCTTTTTAAGCTTCGGCAACGCACCAGTGCCTATTATCCGTGAACTTATGCTGGCCAAAATAGAAGAAAAGGGTGAGCTTTAA
- a CDS encoding 4a-hydroxytetrahydrobiopterin dehydratase, producing the protein MTELAQQQCEACRADAPLVSDDELPGLLRQIPDWTPMTRDGIMQLERVFKFRNFKQALAFTNRVGAIAEEVGHHPALLTEWGKVTVTWWSHEAKGLHKNDFIMAARTDQQVDVE; encoded by the coding sequence ATGACTGAGCTAGCCCAACAACAGTGTGAAGCCTGCCGCGCAGATGCCCCTCTCGTCAGTGACGATGAGCTCCCTGGCCTGTTGCGCCAAATCCCCGATTGGACGCCAATGACTCGCGACGGCATTATGCAGCTGGAACGAGTGTTTAAGTTCCGCAACTTCAAGCAAGCGCTAGCGTTCACTAACCGCGTTGGCGCCATTGCCGAAGAAGTAGGGCACCACCCGGCACTGCTCACAGAATGGGGGAAGGTAACCGTTACCTGGTGGAGCCATGAGGCTAAGGGACTACATAAGAACGACTTCATTATGGCAGCGCGTACCGACCAACAAGTGGATGTCGAATAG
- a CDS encoding OsmC family protein → MSEYTSTVVWQRDDQIFTDNQYSRAHTWQFDGGLSVPASSSPHIVPIPYSHPENLDPEEAFVASLSSCHMLFFLAIAAKRGYVIDEYRDEAIGVMATTEKGKLAMTKVTLRPLIRFSGDKKPNREQLEKIHHLSHKQCFIANSVKTEVVTEIREV, encoded by the coding sequence TTGTCTGAGTACACCTCCACGGTAGTCTGGCAACGCGACGACCAGATTTTCACCGATAATCAATATAGTCGCGCTCATACTTGGCAATTTGATGGCGGTTTATCTGTCCCTGCCTCTTCCTCCCCCCACATTGTCCCAATCCCTTACTCACACCCGGAAAATCTCGACCCAGAAGAAGCCTTCGTGGCGTCGCTTTCTAGCTGTCATATGCTGTTCTTCCTCGCAATTGCAGCCAAACGCGGCTACGTGATTGACGAATACCGCGATGAAGCGATCGGGGTGATGGCCACGACTGAAAAGGGCAAACTGGCGATGACGAAAGTCACTCTGAGACCTTTGATTCGCTTCTCCGGCGATAAAAAACCCAACCGGGAGCAGTTAGAAAAAATCCATCATCTTTCTCATAAGCAGTGCTTTATTGCTAACTCGGTAAAAACGGAAGTGGTTACTGAGATTCGGGAGGTATAG
- a CDS encoding GNAT family N-acetyltransferase, with product MFKVIEAVASVEDFLRLRQISGLSPRSREAAEKGLPNSLYGIHIQTHSTTIAMGRVVGDGALNFEIVDVSVDPIYQGQGLGRIVMEHITT from the coding sequence ATGTTTAAAGTTATTGAAGCGGTGGCTTCAGTTGAGGATTTTCTTCGCCTCAGGCAGATTAGTGGGCTCTCCCCAAGAAGTAGGGAGGCAGCAGAGAAGGGGTTACCAAACAGTCTCTATGGGATTCACATTCAAACCCACTCAACCACTATTGCCATGGGGCGGGTAGTTGGCGATGGAGCCCTAAACTTTGAAATTGTGGATGTCTCTGTCGACCCAATTTATCAAGGTCAGGGGTTGGGAAGAATTGTGATGGAACACATTACTACCTAA
- a CDS encoding IS630 family transposase, producing MISERFKVELSVSSVGTLLHRLGLTPQKPLRKAYERDDKAVKKWVKEVYPKIKTYAKKTGAEIFWLDEASIRSDDPLQRTWGEKGKTPVVKTSGQRQSINAISALSNRGGFWYHIYNGKFTAEKCVECFKNFQRSQNRPVILIVDGHPVHKSKKVLEYVSSQNGNLEMVILPPYAPGLNPDELVWNHMRNIGTSKKPLKKGETLMSRANADLKSIKKNRKLVKSFFQEPTVSFAAA from the coding sequence TTGATTAGTGAGAGATTCAAAGTCGAGCTCAGTGTATCTAGTGTCGGTACACTTTTACATCGGTTGGGCCTGACGCCACAAAAGCCGCTAAGAAAAGCTTATGAAAGAGATGATAAGGCAGTGAAGAAATGGGTAAAGGAAGTCTACCCAAAGATTAAGACTTATGCGAAAAAAACCGGTGCAGAAATATTTTGGCTGGATGAGGCTAGCATCAGATCAGACGATCCACTCCAAAGGACATGGGGAGAGAAAGGAAAAACTCCAGTAGTAAAAACTAGTGGTCAAAGACAGTCAATTAACGCGATATCAGCTTTATCGAACAGAGGTGGTTTCTGGTATCACATTTACAATGGAAAGTTCACGGCAGAGAAGTGCGTGGAATGCTTTAAAAATTTTCAGAGAAGTCAAAATCGGCCTGTAATCCTTATAGTTGATGGACATCCGGTACACAAATCGAAGAAGGTATTGGAGTATGTCAGTTCACAGAATGGAAATCTTGAAATGGTCATCTTGCCACCATATGCACCAGGCTTAAACCCGGATGAATTGGTCTGGAATCACATGAGAAATATAGGGACCTCAAAGAAACCGCTGAAAAAAGGTGAAACGTTGATGAGCCGTGCAAATGCGGATTTAAAGAGCATCAAGAAAAATAGAAAACTTGTGAAATCATTTTTTCAAGAACCGACAGTATCCTTTGCTGCTGCTTAG
- a CDS encoding helix-turn-helix domain-containing protein: MKYDARKLSTEEQHLIRKIAVQRVFDGESAAEVSRSLGLGSKTIFPWLKIAREKGIGALSPKARPGRGRKLSAIEEEEVKRWVIGGDPRQHGFDFGLWTRQIVSDLI; the protein is encoded by the coding sequence ATGAAATACGATGCCAGAAAACTTAGTACTGAGGAGCAGCACCTCATACGTAAAATTGCTGTTCAGCGGGTATTTGATGGGGAATCTGCAGCGGAGGTTAGTCGTAGCTTAGGATTGGGGAGTAAAACTATTTTCCCATGGTTAAAGATCGCTCGGGAAAAAGGCATTGGTGCATTATCTCCTAAAGCTAGACCTGGGCGCGGTAGAAAGTTGTCAGCTATAGAAGAGGAGGAAGTCAAGCGTTGGGTTATTGGTGGTGATCCAAGGCAGCATGGTTTTGACTTCGGGTTGTGGACGCGCCAGATCGTATCGGATTTGATTTGA
- a CDS encoding DUF885 family protein — MKAIRCTWIFLCLTVSLPVSASDSSFDSFVESSFVELLRRDPEWVVIRQVQEEVGLSYPGITPISLPYKLKTLSMYARTLKKLNAYDRGVLSDKQKTDYDYYHWLLSNYISVESHLQFGVNAYSAFRVTNIFYSLPLNNHSDIEGYLNQVEYLSTYYASISNWIDFRAQLGIVDHRELILGLAELFQYWSENPNQDVAYVILDAAIKRMNISEEQRNEWLLRCKSILENQVASARSVVSSKLLALLDRAPENPGYAQYPGGIEYYNNLLSRYVSLRQDALVAHQVGLNALEAIHEEMYSEFELLGYDTSNDLSTLYAMARNDAPVVQKENIIDVFKALLDEALVKSVNLFPAIEYSSVEFVEGYGWSYFPANKNKIAHFTVDTSEDTNLLELPGIVYHEGAPGHHTQFTVTGNLDLPLFRSVTSIDGYQEGWGLYAERLAFEQGWHDDNSYGNLGRLQLEALRAARVVVDTGINLKDWTITQAEEYLSNATGISDRDIDIEIGRSVYTPAQSSSYYLGYELLLQLREAEKDKGNFDIKEFHEKVLQYGVVPFSLLAEQFSNPQ, encoded by the coding sequence ATGAAAGCTATAAGATGTACATGGATTTTTTTATGCCTTACTGTTAGCTTGCCAGTTAGTGCAAGTGATTCAAGTTTCGACTCATTTGTGGAGAGTTCTTTTGTTGAGCTCCTTAGGCGGGATCCCGAGTGGGTTGTAATTCGTCAGGTGCAGGAAGAAGTGGGCCTTTCTTACCCTGGGATTACTCCAATCTCGTTGCCCTATAAACTTAAAACACTCTCTATGTATGCAAGAACTCTAAAGAAACTTAACGCATACGATCGGGGTGTATTAAGTGATAAGCAAAAAACAGATTACGATTATTATCACTGGTTATTAAGTAATTATATATCAGTTGAAAGTCATTTACAGTTTGGCGTAAATGCATATAGTGCTTTTCGTGTTACGAATATATTTTATAGCTTACCTCTTAATAATCATTCTGATATTGAGGGTTATTTGAATCAAGTAGAATATTTGTCTACTTATTATGCTTCGATTTCAAATTGGATTGATTTTAGAGCGCAATTGGGGATAGTGGATCACCGAGAGCTTATCCTGGGGTTGGCAGAGCTATTTCAATATTGGAGTGAAAATCCTAATCAAGATGTAGCATATGTAATCTTGGATGCTGCAATAAAAAGAATGAATATTTCAGAAGAGCAGCGTAACGAGTGGCTACTGCGGTGCAAATCTATTTTAGAAAATCAAGTCGCATCAGCTAGGTCAGTAGTCTCTAGTAAACTCTTAGCACTGTTGGATCGAGCTCCTGAAAATCCCGGTTATGCCCAATATCCAGGAGGTATTGAGTACTACAATAACTTACTAAGTCGTTATGTTAGTTTACGACAAGATGCCCTTGTGGCGCATCAAGTTGGTTTGAATGCTTTGGAGGCGATTCATGAAGAAATGTATTCTGAGTTTGAGTTGCTTGGTTACGACACTTCTAATGATTTGTCTACTCTGTATGCGATGGCTCGTAATGATGCTCCTGTCGTTCAGAAAGAAAATATTATCGATGTATTTAAGGCCCTCTTAGATGAAGCACTTGTAAAGAGCGTAAATTTATTTCCTGCCATTGAGTATTCCTCAGTAGAGTTTGTGGAGGGTTACGGTTGGTCATATTTTCCGGCGAATAAAAACAAAATTGCCCACTTTACAGTAGATACATCTGAGGATACTAATTTGTTAGAGCTGCCAGGAATTGTTTATCACGAAGGAGCTCCAGGGCATCATACTCAATTTACAGTAACTGGCAATTTAGACCTCCCCCTTTTTCGTAGTGTTACTAGTATCGATGGATATCAGGAGGGATGGGGGTTGTATGCAGAGCGCTTAGCTTTTGAGCAGGGTTGGCATGATGATAATTCGTATGGAAACCTAGGCAGATTGCAGTTAGAAGCACTTAGGGCGGCTAGGGTTGTAGTTGATACTGGAATAAATTTAAAGGATTGGACTATTACACAAGCTGAAGAGTACTTATCTAATGCTACGGGAATATCAGACCGAGACATTGATATAGAAATTGGACGTTCTGTTTATACACCGGCACAATCAAGTTCATACTATCTAGGTTATGAACTTCTTCTTCAACTTCGTGAGGCAGAAAAAGACAAAGGAAACTTTGATATCAAGGAATTTCATGAGAAAGTTTTACAATATGGTGTGGTGCCTTTTAGTCTGCTCGCTGAGCAGTTTAGTAACCCACAGTAA
- a CDS encoding transposase codes for MRKTKRCKGSKWMVVVDGKGIPQVGTITSASPAEVKLLHPLFDVMYTNTKIHRLVYDKAAESDPLRDSLLSRGIDLICPHRRNRKKASRQDGRKLRRYTRPWKVERTFVWLGNYRRLVVR; via the coding sequence ATCAGGAAAACCAAGCGATGCAAGGGTTCAAAGTGGATGGTGGTGGTCGATGGCAAAGGTATTCCACAGGTAGGCACCATTACTTCGGCCTCACCAGCAGAAGTGAAGTTATTACACCCATTATTTGATGTTATGTATACAAATACAAAGATTCATCGCTTAGTTTATGATAAAGCGGCGGAATCGGATCCTCTTAGAGATAGCCTGTTGAGTCGTGGAATCGACCTTATCTGTCCACACAGGAGAAATAGGAAAAAAGCCTCAAGGCAGGATGGTAGAAAGCTCAGAAGGTATACTCGCCCTTGGAAAGTTGAGCGGACTTTTGTATGGTTGGGAAATTACCGCCGTTTAGTTGTTAGATGA
- a CDS encoding transposase yields the protein MSRCKSELTNDQWKLIEPCLPELKRGKGGPKPIDNRACFEGILWIFRSRAR from the coding sequence GTGAGCCGATGCAAATCAGAGTTAACCAATGATCAATGGAAATTGATCGAACCTTGTCTTCCTGAGTTAAAACGAGGAAAGGGAGGCCCAAAACCTATTGATAATCGAGCTTGTTTTGAAGGCATCCTGTGGATTTTTCGTTCTAGAGCGCGATAG
- a CDS encoding SMP-30/gluconolactonase/LRE family protein: MKYRLHLLVETDAHEGLVWVDWQQRLYFTSKPSNDYTTPSAIRYFDFKDKSVHTIIERSNMANGMCLAADKNHLLVAEQGFNNNPGCISRINLNTFYREIIVDSFKGLPFNSPNKVAQANSHFFFTDPDYGYYQGFRPQSDLPTGLYSYDEQSSQLYCLGDEFIVPHGVALSKNQETLFLVDNCSITKEKPFYDPNHEQIIFTLQLSCESSTAQPETIIEIPPTGFIDGILMGENSQLIFTSLNKLMTCSTQGQNLQCLFEGSEDLNFVNIAMAEERLYATTDNAIHYLEI; this comes from the coding sequence GTGAAATATCGCCTTCATCTGTTAGTTGAAACCGATGCACATGAAGGCCTCGTATGGGTCGACTGGCAACAGAGATTATATTTTACCTCCAAGCCTTCAAATGATTACACCACACCATCGGCAATTCGTTATTTCGACTTCAAAGATAAGTCTGTTCATACCATTATTGAGCGAAGCAATATGGCAAATGGCATGTGCCTAGCTGCTGATAAGAACCATCTGCTGGTAGCTGAACAGGGCTTCAATAATAATCCTGGTTGTATTAGCCGCATCAACTTAAATACTTTTTATCGTGAGATAATTGTTGACAGTTTTAAGGGGCTACCATTCAACTCACCTAACAAGGTGGCTCAGGCGAATTCCCACTTCTTTTTTACTGACCCCGATTATGGCTATTACCAGGGATTTAGACCCCAAAGCGATTTGCCCACTGGGCTCTATTCCTATGACGAGCAATCTTCGCAACTTTATTGCCTGGGGGACGAGTTTATCGTTCCTCACGGGGTAGCACTCTCCAAAAATCAAGAAACTTTATTTCTTGTTGATAACTGTAGCATTACAAAAGAAAAACCCTTTTATGACCCCAACCATGAACAAATAATATTCACACTTCAGCTCAGCTGTGAGTCCAGTACAGCCCAACCAGAAACAATTATTGAAATCCCCCCAACAGGCTTTATCGATGGAATACTGATGGGAGAAAATTCACAGCTTATCTTCACCAGTTTGAATAAATTGATGACCTGCTCCACGCAAGGACAAAACCTACAGTGCCTCTTTGAGGGCTCAGAGGACTTAAACTTTGTGAATATAGCAATGGCAGAGGAAAGACTTTACGCCACCACCGATAACGCTATTCATTATCTTGAAATTTAA
- the rimK gene encoding 30S ribosomal protein S6--L-glutamate ligase produces the protein MKIGILSRNRKLYSTRRLVEAATSRGHEVRVIDALKCFMNITANDPNVYYQSKEGHVEELSFDAIIPRIGASITSYGCAVLRQFEVANTYSINESIAITRSRDKLRAHQLLARKGIGQPVTSYAHSAKATGPLIESVGGAPLIVKLTQSTQGNGVLLAETQKAAEALINAFRGIGSDFLVQEFIKEAGGSDIRCFVVGEKVVAAMQRKAAKGEYRSNLHRGGSAEMVKLSATERRLAVSASRVMGLDMAGVDILRSAHGPLVIEVNSSPGLEGIENASDIDVAGKIIEYIEIDAKRGPNKPKGKG, from the coding sequence ATGAAGATTGGCATACTATCTAGAAACCGAAAACTCTACTCCACCCGCCGGCTTGTGGAGGCGGCGACATCGCGCGGTCACGAAGTACGCGTGATTGATGCCCTTAAGTGCTTCATGAACATCACCGCAAATGATCCAAATGTTTACTATCAAAGCAAGGAAGGCCATGTTGAAGAGCTTTCATTCGATGCAATAATTCCTAGAATTGGAGCAAGTATTACAAGTTATGGTTGCGCGGTTCTAAGGCAGTTTGAGGTAGCCAATACCTACTCGATAAATGAGTCAATCGCAATTACACGCTCTAGAGATAAACTGCGAGCGCATCAATTACTTGCTCGAAAAGGCATCGGTCAACCCGTCACAAGCTATGCTCACTCCGCAAAGGCAACTGGACCATTGATTGAATCTGTCGGTGGTGCACCCCTAATTGTTAAGTTAACTCAAAGTACACAGGGCAATGGCGTGTTGCTGGCAGAAACTCAAAAAGCAGCGGAAGCGCTTATCAACGCATTTCGCGGTATCGGCTCTGATTTCCTTGTACAGGAATTTATCAAGGAAGCCGGTGGTTCAGATATTCGGTGCTTTGTCGTTGGTGAAAAGGTTGTGGCTGCAATGCAGCGGAAAGCTGCCAAAGGTGAATATAGGTCAAACCTTCACCGCGGTGGTAGTGCCGAAATGGTCAAGCTCAGCGCGACGGAACGTAGATTAGCAGTTAGTGCATCAAGGGTGATGGGACTTGATATGGCCGGAGTAGATATTCTGCGCTCCGCACACGGCCCACTAGTCATCGAAGTTAACTCATCTCCTGGGCTGGAGGGCATTGAAAATGCATCAGATATTGATGTTGCTGGTAAAATTATCGAGTACATAGAAATCGATGCGAAGCGAGGTCCAAATAAGCCCAAAGGTAAGGGTTAG